GGATTTCGAGATCGTGGCCGGCGTAGGCGTCGGCGGGAACGGCGGGCGCGGTCACGCGGGTTTTCCGAGCTTGAGGGCATGCTCGGCGCGCGCCAGCACCTTGGTCACCGCGGCGCCGAGAATCAGGTGGACGACATCGGGCCGGCCGGCACGGATCCTGTCGGCGAATGCGGCAAGGGCGCGGTCCAACGGCGGGTCGCCGACGACGGGGATGATTTCGGCCCGGCCTTCGGCGACGTTTTCCTCGGGCAGGCAGCCTTCGGTTTCGCGCCGGGGCAGGCGGACGAGCGGGGTCGCGGCATATTCGTCGAGCACGACATCGCTGTCTTCGCAACGGACGATCAATTCGCGCACGGGCGAATCGTACAAGTTGCCGAACTCGAGTTCGGCGGTCGCGCCGTCGTCGTAATGCAGGCGAAGCGCCAGGATTTCACCGGCCCCCTCGGGCATACTCCGCCGTTGGCGTACTTCGGCGCGCACGCGCTTCGGCTCGAGCCCAAGCAGATCGAGCGCGTACGCGACGTCGTGCGGTCCCCAATCCCACAGCACCGACACCTCGGCGCGAAACGGGCCCCGGCGCCCGCCGCGGGCGCGAAGCCCGTGAACGGGGGAAAGCGCGGGAAGCCGTCGTTTCAGTTCGTCATAGGCCGGATGGAACAAATGGACGTGGTCGGTCATGGCGACAACGCCGGCCTTGTTCGCTTGGGCAAGAACCGATTCGGCCGACGCGGCATCGAGGGCGAGCGGCTTTTCCACGAGCACCGCCTTGCCGGCGGCGAGGCAGGCGATCGCGATTTCGGCGTGGAGCGCCGGCGGCGTCGCGATCACGACGCCCTCGATCGCGGCATCGCGCGTGAGCGCGCGCCAATCTTCGTGAATGGCGCATTTTTCGGGAACGAGGGAGCGGGTCGCCGGATTGCGGCTGGCGACGGCCCGGAGGTCGATGCCGGGACGCCGCCCGATCGCGGCGATCAGCTTCCGTCCCCAAGCGCCGGCGCCGACGAGGCCGAGCCGGACGACGCGCTCCTTCCGGCTCATACCTGCCCGGTGTAGTTGGAATCGCTCCAGGCGAAGAATCGCCGAAGCCCCTCGTCCAAATCGACCATGGGGGTGTAACCGAGCTGCAGGCGGGCCTTGCGGATATCGGGGCTGCGCCGGTTCGGTTCGTCGGCGGGGTAGCTGTCGGGATACTCGATGACGTTGTGCGCGACCGATTTGCCCAGCACTTTCTCGATGCGGCGGACGAGATCGAGCATCGAGATTTCCGGTTCCGGGGAGCCGATATTGTAGGCTTCGCCCGGCACGCCCTTGAGGATCACCAGTAGGAATCCGACCATGGCGTCGGTGACGTAGCAAAACGTCCGCGTCTGCCGTCCCGAGCCATATACGTTGAGCGGCTTTCCCGCCTTGATGCGGCTCGCGAAGTTGGGCATGACCCGGTAATCGGTTTCCTGCATGCCGGGCCCGAACACGTTGAACGGGCGAATGGCGTTGGTGGCGACGCCGTGCTTTTCGTGAAAGATGTAACACAGGGTCTCGCCGACCCGTTTGCTCTCGTCGTAGCAGGCGCGCGGGCCCTGGCAGGCGACGTTGCCGCGGTAGCTTTCGGCCATCGGCACGTGCTTGGGGTCGGGGTCGCCGTAGATTTCGCTCGACGAGAAAAATGTGAACCGGGCCTGGTGGCGATGGGCGAGTTCCAGCATGTTGCGGGTGCCGCGGATCGCGACCTCGAGCGTCTCGAGCGGGTAGGCGCGATAGTAAAACGGGCTGGCGATGCCGGCGGCGTGGATGACGTAGTGCAGCGGCTCGTTCCACGGAAACGGTTCGATCACGTCGTGACGGATGAATTGCACGTGGGGATAGTCGGGCACCGAGGCGCCCTCCTTGCCGGCGGTGATCATGTTGTCGAGGGTGATCACCCGAACGGGGTTTTTCAGAATACCGGCATTGAGGCGGGCGAATATGTCCATGAAATAGCGGCCGAGAAAACCGCGTGCGCCGGTGAGCAGCACGGTCTTGCCGGCGAAGGACTGAGCCTCGGCCTTGAGGCGCTCGGCGATTTCGGCGATGTCGGATTTGAGCAGGAACTCGGTCACGGGAGCACCTCGACGGTCGGAAGCGGAACGATAAACCGTCCGCCCTCGTCGGCAAAGCGGGCATGTTTATTCATGATCGGCCGCGCGAAGTTCCAAGCGAGGATCAGGAGATAATCGGGCCGTTTTTGGTAAATGGCGTCGGCGGCCAGCACCGGAACGTGCAGGCCGGGAGTGTAGAGGCCTTGTTTCAGGGGGCTGTCGTCGGCGATGAACTCGATCAGGTCAAGGCCGAGGCCGAAGTGGTACATCAACGTCGTCGCCTTGGCCGGGGCGCCGAAGCCGGCGACGCGCTTGCCCTGGGCCTTGAGGCCGAGCAACAGCGCGCGCAAAGAGTCGCGCACCGCATCGATCTTGCGGCCGAAAGCGGCGAGGGTCGCCGCCCGGTCGAGGCCGAGGGACCGTTCGAGCCGCGTCAGGATCTCGATCGAGCCGTCGGAGCGATGCGACCCGCCCGCCAACTGGGCGAACCCGCGGAGCGAGCCGCCGTGCGATTCGACCCTCTCGGCCGCGAACAGCTCCATCCCGTGCGCCGCGAAAAAGCGCAGGAGCGGCGCCACGGAATGATAGGCGAGATGTTCGTGATAGATCGTGTCGAACAAGGTTTTTTCGAATACATCGACCAGATACGACACCTCGAATACGAACACGCCGTTGGAAGCGAGCAAGGAGCGCACGCCCTCGAGCACGCCGGCCAGATCGTCGGCATGGGCGAATACATTGTTGGCGGTGACAATCGCCGCCGGTCCGCGCTCGGCGCGGATACGCGCCGCCAGCTCGGGCGTGAAGAAATCGGGCCGCGTCTCGATGCCGCGCGCGGTTGCGGCGGACGCGATGTCGCGCGCCGGGTCGACGCCGAGAACCTTCATGCCGCGTTTGCGGAAAAACTCGAGCAAGGTGCCGTCGTTGGAACCGATATCGACAACGAGTCCGCCGGGCGCCGGGCGGAACCGGTCGAGAACCGCGCCGGCGTAGCTTTCGAAATGGCGGACGAACACCGGCGACGTGCCGGAAACGTAGACATAGTTCTCGAACAGGATGCGGGGATCGACCACGTCGAGCAGCTGCACGTGGCCGCAATCCTCGCAAAAAAAGACGTCGAGCGGAAAGCAGGCCTGCGGCTTGTTTCGGTCGCCCGCCGGCACGAAGGCGTTGGCGGGCGGCGTGGGCGTGAGCGCGAGCACCAGGGTCAGGCGGCGGGAGCCGCACAGGCGGCAATCGTCCCGCCGACGAACCGGCGCGTCGGTCGCCGTCGGCCCGGGCGCGGGTGTCAATCGCCGGGTTTCCACGCCTTGAGTCCTTCCGGGGAAATCAGCTCGACGCGCCGTACGTCGGCCTCGTAGCTCGCCTGGTCGCGGGGATTGCGCGAAAGCGTGAGGAAGACGGTGTCCTTGGGAAAGCGCATGGCGTGGTCGACCATGGGGGGCGTGAAGACCATGTGGCCTTCCTCCACCACCAGCATTTCCGGCTTGCCGGAATTGCCGTGGGACCGATGGAAATACTCCATGCGGCCTTCCAGCACGTAGCAGTAATGCCAGTCGGTCAGGTGATAATGGTTGGCGCGGAGCGAACCCTTGGTCGATTCGATCAGCACCGCGCTTTTCATGTCGAGATCGACCAGCGGCTGGATCAGGCCGCGCACGTCGACGAACGGCTTTTCCAGCCGCACGATCGGCTTTTTCGGCCATCGCTTCATTTCGTCTTTGGTCACGGGCGGAATCGCGGGCGGATCGGGTTTGCGGCTCATGGGCGGGGCTCCGGCGGGCTCAACAGGCGGGCGATGCGGTCGACCACGATGGCGCGCACGACGGCCAGGGCGTGATAGGCGCGAATCTTCTTGCCTTCGGCGTAGGTGCGGCCGTGGTAGCTGATCGGGA
This genomic window from Rhodospirillales bacterium contains:
- a CDS encoding Gfo/Idh/MocA family oxidoreductase; protein product: MSRKERVVRLGLVGAGAWGRKLIAAIGRRPGIDLRAVASRNPATRSLVPEKCAIHEDWRALTRDAAIEGVVIATPPALHAEIAIACLAAGKAVLVEKPLALDAASAESVLAQANKAGVVAMTDHVHLFHPAYDELKRRLPALSPVHGLRARGGRRGPFRAEVSVLWDWGPHDVAYALDLLGLEPKRVRAEVRQRRSMPEGAGEILALRLHYDDGATAELEFGNLYDSPVRELIVRCEDSDVVLDEYAATPLVRLPRRETEGCLPEENVAEGRAEIIPVVGDPPLDRALAAFADRIRAGRPDVVHLILGAAVTKVLARAEHALKLGKPA
- a CDS encoding NAD-dependent epimerase/dehydratase family protein, with product MTEFLLKSDIAEIAERLKAEAQSFAGKTVLLTGARGFLGRYFMDIFARLNAGILKNPVRVITLDNMITAGKEGASVPDYPHVQFIRHDVIEPFPWNEPLHYVIHAAGIASPFYYRAYPLETLEVAIRGTRNMLELAHRHQARFTFFSSSEIYGDPDPKHVPMAESYRGNVACQGPRACYDESKRVGETLCYIFHEKHGVATNAIRPFNVFGPGMQETDYRVMPNFASRIKAGKPLNVYGSGRQTRTFCYVTDAMVGFLLVILKGVPGEAYNIGSPEPEISMLDLVRRIEKVLGKSVAHNVIEYPDSYPADEPNRRSPDIRKARLQLGYTPMVDLDEGLRRFFAWSDSNYTGQV
- a CDS encoding class I SAM-dependent methyltransferase, producing the protein MTPAPGPTATDAPVRRRDDCRLCGSRRLTLVLALTPTPPANAFVPAGDRNKPQACFPLDVFFCEDCGHVQLLDVVDPRILFENYVYVSGTSPVFVRHFESYAGAVLDRFRPAPGGLVVDIGSNDGTLLEFFRKRGMKVLGVDPARDIASAATARGIETRPDFFTPELAARIRAERGPAAIVTANNVFAHADDLAGVLEGVRSLLASNGVFVFEVSYLVDVFEKTLFDTIYHEHLAYHSVAPLLRFFAAHGMELFAAERVESHGGSLRGFAQLAGGSHRSDGSIEILTRLERSLGLDRAATLAAFGRKIDAVRDSLRALLLGLKAQGKRVAGFGAPAKATTLMYHFGLGLDLIEFIADDSPLKQGLYTPGLHVPVLAADAIYQKRPDYLLILAWNFARPIMNKHARFADEGGRFIVPLPTVEVLP